A stretch of the Leopardus geoffroyi isolate Oge1 chromosome B2, O.geoffroyi_Oge1_pat1.0, whole genome shotgun sequence genome encodes the following:
- the EEF1A1 gene encoding elongation factor 1-alpha 1, producing the protein MGKEKTHINIVVIGHVDSGKSTTTGHLIYKCGGIDKRTIEKFEKEAAEMGKGSFKYAWVLDKLKAERERGITIDISLWKFETSKYYVTIIDAPGHRDFIKNMITGTSQADCAVLIVAAGVGEFEAGISKNGQTREHALLAYTLGVKQLIVGVNKMDSTEPPYSQKRYEEIVKEVSTYIKKIGYNPDTVAFVPISGWNGDNMLEPSANMPWFKGWKVTRKDGNASGTTLLEALDCILPPTRPTDKPLRLPLQDVYKIGGIGTVPVGRVETGVLKPGMVVTFAPVNVTTEVKSVEMHHEALSEALPGDNVGFNVKNVSVKDVRRGNVAGDSKNDPPMEAAGFTAQVIILNHPGQISAGYAPVLDCHTAHIACKFAELKEKIDRRSGKKLEDGPKFLKSGDAAIVDMVPGKPMCVESFSDYPPLGRFAVRDMRQTVAVGVIKAVDKKAAGAGKVTKSAQKAQKAK; encoded by the exons atgggaaaggaaaagactcATATCAACATCGTCGTCATTGGACACGTAGATTCGGGCAAGTCTACCACTACTGGTCATCTGATCTACAAATGTGGTGGGATCGACAAAAGAACTATCGAAAAATTCGAGAAGGAGGCTGCTGAG ATGGGAAAGGGCTCCTTCAAGTATGCCTGGGTCTTGGATAAACTGAAAGCCGAACGTGAACGTGGTATCACCATTGATATCTCCCTGTGGAAATTCGAGACCAGCAAGTACTATGTGACCATCATTGATGCCCCAGGACACAGAGACTTTATCAAAAATATGATTACGGGCACATCTCAG gctGACTGTGCTGTCCTGATCGTTGCTGCTGGTGTTGGCGAATTTGAAGCAGGTATCTCCAAGAATGGGCAGACCCGTGAGCATGCCCTTCTGGCTTACACACTGGGTGTAAAACAACTTATTGTCGGTGTTAACAAAATGgattccactgagccaccctACAGCCAGAAGAGATACGAGGAAATCGTTAAGGAAGTCAgcacctacattaagaaaattggCTACAACCCCGACACCGTAGCATTTGTGCCAATTTCTGGTTGGAATGGTGACAACATGCTGGAGCCAAGTGCTAAT ATGCCTTGGTTCAAGGGATGGAAAGTCACCCGTAAAGATGGCAATGCCAGTGGAACCACACTGCTTGAAGCTCTGGATTGCATTCTGCCACCTACTCGTCCAACTGACAAGCCCTTGCGTCTGCCCCTCCAGGATGTCTACAAAATTGGTG GTATTGGTACTGTCCCTGTGGGTCGAGTGGAGACCGGTGTTCTTAAGCCAGGCATGGTGGTCACTTTCGCTCCAGTCAATGTTACAACTGAAGTAAAGTCTGTTGAAATGCACCATGAAGCTTTGAGTGAGGCTCTACCTGGGGACAACGTGGGCTTCAACGTCAAGAACGTATCTGTCAAAGATGTTCGTCGTGGCAATGTGGCTGGTGATAGCAAAAATGACCCACCAATGGAAGCAGCTGGCTTCACAGCTCAG GTGATTATCCTGAACCATCCAGGCCAAATCAGTGCCGGATATGCACCTGTGCTGGACTGTCACACAGCTCACATTGCCTGCAAGTTTGCTGAGCTGAAAGAGAAGATTGACCGTCGTTCTGGAAAAAAGCTGGAAGATGGTCCCAAGTTCTTAAAATCTGGTGATGCTGCCATCGTTGATATGGTTCCTGGCAAGCCCATGTGTGTTGAGAGCTTCTCTGACTATCCTCCTCTGG gCCGTTTTGCTGTTCGTGACATGAGACAGACGGTTGCTGTGGGTGTCATCAAAGCAGTGGACAAGAAGGCAGCTGGAGCTGGCAAGGTCACCAAGTCTGCCCAGAAAGCTCAGAAGGCTAAATGA